Proteins found in one Populus alba chromosome 14, ASM523922v2, whole genome shotgun sequence genomic segment:
- the LOC118040069 gene encoding UPF0481 protein At3g47200: MGENEPSNSSNHIEKTCKHISIEIPGDLFSKDLETTFRREECIYKAPAALCDSNRACYTPRVISIGPFHHGNKKLRPMKIQKQRYLKEFCKRLGGETKVQESLKVLWSTIQSLEDKIKRCYADNTFVKFSSNDDKFVKMILLDAVFIFELFLKNEEDTRDNKRYQDDFIIAKPWLRAAIQRDLILLENQLPFFILKKLYSLAIEETKLNYPSFLDLSCHYFEKYGKNKTKPYETKHYKPLHFTDLVRHFLSFKHPQLLESRDGKQVKNLYSATMLHQAGVKFKALKDECLLDIRAWKGTENTVKKGELHMPPLEIDNSTECLFRNLMALEQCHYPREEFICHYVKLLDFLVDVEKDVDLLIENKVIVSRLGDSKAVAELMNKLCLEIVEVTSGYDALSQLLNDYYESSWNKNKAYLVSVYFHNVWIGTGTVVGLIILAITVARFILFFFR; this comes from the coding sequence ATGGGAGAAAATGAACCATCAAACTCTTCgaatcatattgaaaaaacatgcaaaCATATTTCAATTGAAATTCCAGGGGACTTATTTTCAAAGGACTTGGAGACTACCTTTCGGCGAGAGGAATGTATCTACAAAGCTCCAGCTGCACTTTGCGATTCAAACAGAGCTTGCTACACTCCTCGGGTAATTTCTATAGGTCCTTTTCACCATGGTAATAAAAAACTGAGGCCTATGAAAATTCAGAAACAAAGATATCTGAAAGAATTCTGTAAGAGATTGGGAGGGGAAACAAAGGTGCAAGAATCTTTAAAAGTACTTTGGAGCACCATTCAAAGTCTTGAAGATAAAATCAAACGCTGTTATGCAGATAATACGTTTGTTAAATTTTCTAGCAATGATGATAAGTTTGTGAAGATGATTCTGTTAGATGCAGTGTTCATCTTCGAGCTCTTCttgaagaatgaagaagatACACGCGATAACAAACGATATCAAGATGATTTCATCATAGCCAAACCCTGGCTGAGAGCTGCGATTCAACGGGACTTGATATTGCTTGAAAATCAGCTTCCATTCTTCATTCTCAAGAAATTATATAGCCTTGCCATCGAGGAAACAAAGCTCAATTATCCTTCTTTTCTGGACCTTTCCTGCCACTACTTTGAGAAGTACGGTAAGAACAAAACCAAGCCATATGAAACCAAGCATTATAAGCCGTTGCATTTCACTGATTTGGTAAGACATTTTCTATCCTTCAAGCACCCGCAGCTATTAGAATCACGAGATGGAAAGCAAGTTAAAAATCTTTATAGCGCAACCATGCTGCACCAAGCTGGAGTTAAGTTCAAGGCATTGAAGGATGAATGCTTGCTTGACATAAGAGCCTGGAAGGGAACTGAGAATACAGTCAAGAAAGGGGAGTTGCATATGCCACCACTTGAAATCGACAACAGCACCGAATGTCTCTTCCGAAACCTCATGGCCTTGGAACAGTGTCATTATCCAAGAGAAGAGTTTATCTGCCATTATGTTAAGCTATTGGATTTTCTCGTGGACGTTGAAAAGGATGTGGATTTGCTCATTGAAAATAAGGTTATTGTTAGCAGGCTTGGTGACAGTAAAGCTGTGGCGGAGCTTATGAACAAACTTTGCCTAGAAATAGTAGAAGTTACTTCTGGTTATGATGCTCTCTCCCAACTGCTGAATGATTACTACGAGAGCTCTTGGAACAAAAACAAGGCATACTTGGTTAGTGTGTATTTCCACAATGTTTGGATTGGTACTGGAACTGTTGTTGGATTAATCATCCTAGCCATCACCGTGGCTCGGTTTATCCTATTCTTTTTCCGCTAG